A genome region from Natronobeatus ordinarius includes the following:
- a CDS encoding SpoVR family protein, with the protein MSNADRYRKQAIAGELEEPVEEARNLAEKLGLEPYPVNYWIVDYDEMNELIAYGGFQSRYPHWRWGMQYDRQQKQDRYGGGKAFEIVNNDNPAHAFLQESNTLADQKAVITHVEAHSDFFANNEWFGMFTAGRADGDAVDAAAMLERHARAIGEYMADPEIDRAAVEKWVDHCLSLEDNIDQHRVFARRLELDDGAEQLDDDLAEKLDELGLSEEVKAEVFDEAWLEALEADEDVASFPESPEKDVLAFVREHGKQYDEEAGKAVEMEPWQRDVLDMMRAEAYYFAAQKMTKVMNEGWAAYWESKMMSDEAFAGDDEFLSYADHMAKVLASPGLNPYSLGFALWQYVENTTNRREVLEHLLRIEGVSWRNLTDVVDFEEVLEFLEPPEAIDRITPESLDALEEVPDEYVDREALEAARAGEIDVNRYPWKVLIDEGLARRHYSLVKRQHRGFLSRVSQNELERIGRYLFDDARYSSVEEALADVDFTAGWDRLYDVRESHNDVTFLDQFLTQEFITENDYFTYEYSRATGQYHVSSVDAEDVKKKLLLQFTNFGKPTIAVYDGNYDNAGELLLGHEYNGVMLDVGNAAETLKRVFELWGRPVNLLTIVKEVDDHDVEVARRRNREPEPEERGKLIRYDGHEVTIEDVPWEDVEHLAADDVDYDTKPEEWLA; encoded by the coding sequence ATGAGCAACGCAGACAGATACCGCAAGCAGGCGATCGCCGGCGAACTCGAGGAGCCGGTCGAGGAAGCGCGCAACCTCGCCGAGAAGCTCGGCCTGGAGCCGTATCCGGTCAACTACTGGATCGTCGACTACGACGAGATGAACGAGCTGATCGCCTACGGCGGCTTCCAGTCGCGATATCCCCACTGGCGCTGGGGGATGCAGTACGACCGCCAGCAGAAGCAGGACCGCTACGGCGGGGGGAAGGCCTTCGAGATCGTCAACAACGACAACCCCGCCCACGCATTCCTCCAGGAATCGAACACGCTGGCCGACCAGAAGGCGGTTATCACCCACGTCGAGGCCCACTCCGATTTCTTCGCGAACAACGAGTGGTTCGGCATGTTCACCGCCGGGCGGGCAGATGGGGACGCGGTCGACGCGGCGGCGATGCTCGAGCGTCACGCCCGCGCGATCGGCGAGTACATGGCCGACCCCGAGATCGACCGTGCGGCGGTCGAAAAGTGGGTCGACCACTGCCTGAGCCTCGAGGACAACATCGACCAGCACCGCGTGTTCGCCCGTCGGCTCGAACTGGACGACGGGGCCGAACAGCTCGACGACGACCTCGCCGAGAAGCTCGACGAACTCGGCCTCTCCGAAGAGGTGAAAGCCGAGGTGTTCGACGAGGCCTGGCTCGAGGCACTCGAGGCCGACGAGGACGTGGCGAGCTTCCCGGAGAGCCCCGAGAAGGACGTGCTGGCGTTCGTCCGCGAACACGGCAAACAGTACGACGAGGAGGCCGGCAAGGCCGTCGAGATGGAGCCCTGGCAGCGAGACGTCCTTGACATGATGCGCGCGGAGGCGTACTACTTCGCCGCCCAGAAGATGACGAAGGTGATGAACGAGGGCTGGGCCGCCTACTGGGAGTCGAAGATGATGAGCGACGAGGCGTTCGCCGGCGACGACGAGTTCCTGAGCTACGCCGACCACATGGCGAAGGTACTCGCCTCGCCGGGGCTCAACCCCTACAGCCTCGGCTTCGCCCTCTGGCAGTACGTCGAGAACACCACGAACCGCCGCGAGGTGCTCGAGCACCTGCTGCGGATCGAGGGCGTCTCCTGGCGGAACCTGACCGACGTGGTGGACTTCGAGGAGGTGCTCGAGTTCCTCGAGCCGCCCGAGGCGATCGATCGGATCACGCCCGAGAGCCTCGACGCCCTCGAGGAGGTCCCAGACGAGTATGTCGACCGCGAGGCGCTCGAAGCCGCCCGTGCGGGTGAAATCGACGTGAATCGCTACCCGTGGAAGGTGCTCATCGACGAAGGGCTGGCCCGGCGACACTACTCGCTGGTCAAGCGCCAGCACCGCGGGTTCCTCTCGCGGGTGAGCCAGAACGAACTCGAGCGGATTGGCCGCTACCTCTTCGACGACGCCCGCTACTCGTCGGTCGAGGAGGCACTCGCCGATGTCGACTTTACCGCCGGCTGGGACCGGCTGTACGACGTCCGGGAGAGCCACAACGACGTCACCTTCCTCGATCAGTTCTTAACCCAGGAGTTCATCACGGAAAACGACTACTTCACCTACGAGTACTCCCGGGCGACGGGGCAGTATCACGTCTCGAGCGTCGACGCCGAGGACGTCAAGAAGAAACTGCTGTTGCAGTTTACCAACTTCGGGAAGCCGACGATCGCAGTCTACGACGGCAACTACGACAACGCCGGCGAACTGTTGCTCGGTCACGAGTACAACGGCGTCATGCTCGACGTCGGGAACGCCGCCGAGACGCTGAAACGGGTCTTCGAGCTGTGGGGCCGGCCGGTGAACCTGCTGACGATCGTCAAGGAAGTCGACGACCACGACGTCGAGGTGGCGAGGCGGCGCAACCGCGAGCCCGAACCCGAAGAACGGGGGAAGCTGATCCGCTACGACGGCCACGAAGTCACGATCGAGGACGTCCCGTGGGAGGACGTCGAGCACCTGGCGGCCGACGACGTCGACTACGACACCAAGCCCGAGGAGTGGCTGGCCTGA
- a CDS encoding HEAT repeat domain-containing protein, whose protein sequence is MPGDGNRRVAWGASEPSDELHLPSILAKLDATDEDVQLEAVRTIRTALEEEPRRCVPTVPKLRQLLERAPTGFDELVVSCLAELAAEAPNDVAPSVDAVVQFVRAETPHPGTTDALRCLAHVAERRPDPVVDHVADVVAVLEADERIDPWGTRLLETLSTSHPRAIDPATPLLETALEREPETHGPAALAALARLARAEPARVATFLEAVKPLVEHDEPALRVAAIDRLRDVVEEAPASATEPASTSWSSTLERLADTDPSDDVRDRAEHALVVVRRTGVRTP, encoded by the coding sequence ATGCCGGGGGATGGGAACCGGCGAGTAGCGTGGGGAGCGTCCGAGCCGTCCGATGAGCTCCACCTCCCGTCGATACTCGCGAAACTCGACGCAACCGACGAGGACGTACAGCTCGAAGCGGTCCGGACGATTCGGACGGCTCTCGAGGAGGAGCCACGGCGCTGTGTCCCGACCGTACCGAAACTCCGACAGCTCCTCGAACGAGCACCGACGGGGTTCGACGAACTCGTCGTCTCCTGTCTCGCAGAGCTCGCGGCCGAGGCCCCGAACGACGTCGCGCCGTCGGTCGACGCCGTCGTCCAGTTTGTGAGAGCGGAGACGCCACATCCGGGGACGACGGACGCGTTGCGGTGTCTGGCTCACGTCGCCGAACGGCGACCCGACCCCGTCGTCGACCACGTGGCGGACGTCGTCGCCGTCCTCGAGGCTGACGAACGGATCGATCCGTGGGGAACGCGCCTTCTCGAGACGCTGTCGACGAGCCACCCGCGAGCGATCGATCCGGCGACGCCACTCCTCGAGACCGCCCTCGAGCGCGAGCCGGAGACACACGGGCCGGCCGCGCTGGCAGCGCTGGCCCGGCTCGCACGAGCCGAGCCCGCCCGCGTCGCCACGTTCCTCGAGGCCGTCAAACCGCTGGTCGAGCACGACGAGCCGGCACTCAGGGTGGCGGCCATCGACCGGCTCCGGGACGTCGTCGAGGAGGCTCCCGCGTCGGCCACCGAGCCTGCCTCGACGTCGTGGTCGTCGACCCTCGAGCGGCTCGCCGACACCGACCCGAGCGACGACGTCCGCGACCGGGCCGAGCACGCCCTCGTCGTCGTGCGCCGTACCGGCGTCCGGACGCCGTGA
- a CDS encoding secondary thiamine-phosphate synthase enzyme YjbQ, whose protein sequence is MRFTVDTEARLTTVDVTDRVSSAVPDDLESGLLTAFVEHTTAALVVQENEPRLRGDLENFLSDLVPDEGHAHDELDGNADSHLRATLLGPSVTIPVEDGALATGTWQSILLVECDGPRTRRVSVTVR, encoded by the coding sequence ATGCGATTCACCGTGGACACCGAGGCCCGACTGACGACCGTCGACGTCACCGACCGCGTCTCGAGTGCCGTCCCCGACGACCTCGAATCTGGACTGTTAACCGCGTTCGTCGAGCACACCACGGCCGCGCTGGTCGTCCAGGAGAACGAGCCACGCCTGCGCGGCGACCTCGAGAACTTCCTCTCCGACCTCGTCCCGGACGAGGGCCACGCCCACGACGAACTCGACGGCAACGCTGATTCACACCTCCGGGCGACGCTGCTCGGCCCGTCGGTCACGATTCCCGTCGAGGACGGCGCGCTCGCCACCGGGACGTGGCAGTCGATCCTGCTGGTGGAGTGTGACGGGCCGCGGACGCGGCGCGTGTCGGTGACGGTTCGCTGA
- a CDS encoding universal stress protein: MAVLVAYDGSSPARNAVEHAVSEHADDELILLRVIEAADGSTGAGIELVKERLKERRDESEAAVSEDVDDFLDSTPVEFRIETAVGNPAREIVAFAEAHDVDQIVVGNHGRAGVSRVLLGSVAEEVVRRAPVPVTVVR, from the coding sequence ATGGCAGTCCTCGTCGCCTACGACGGTTCGTCTCCGGCACGGAACGCAGTCGAACACGCGGTCAGCGAACACGCCGACGACGAACTCATCCTGTTACGGGTCATCGAAGCGGCCGACGGCTCCACCGGCGCCGGTATCGAACTCGTCAAAGAACGGTTGAAAGAACGGCGAGACGAGTCGGAAGCGGCGGTCTCCGAGGACGTCGACGACTTCCTCGACTCGACGCCCGTCGAGTTCAGGATCGAGACGGCCGTCGGGAATCCGGCCAGGGAGATCGTCGCGTTCGCCGAAGCGCACGACGTCGACCAGATCGTCGTCGGCAATCACGGCCGAGCGGGCGTCTCCCGCGTGCTGCTCGGCAGCGTCGCGGAGGAGGTCGTCCGCCGGGCGCCGGTTCCAGTGACGGTCGTTCGCTGA
- a CDS encoding amidohydrolase family protein — translation MDLAITDTLAFTMADDRLGILEDATVAIDDGELAYVGPASEFDGEADRTIDGAGRVTMPGLVNVHVHSGLTLVRGGAQDVPEIEWMNRALGPLSESMTPADHVAGARLGVLEALRSGVTTVGEYAADVARLVEAVYDPMGLRVVATETINAVGESKADLGPDDPYPLEAEAGWRGLERNEALFETYAAHDRVSALYGPQALDMVPRALLEEIRDRAETHDRGVHMHVAQGDRERRQIEARYGAGKTTVSVLEELDLVSERLLAAHLHGATAAERERLATAGVRMAACPSSIAAIDGIVPPLVGFREHGGVVGIGTDQAPGPGGHDFLRELRTAALLAKVDRTDPTAFPAWDALRVGTIEGARALGIADRVGSLEEGKRADVIVLDLEQPSTAPTVAEPLHTAVANLVYGATAGLVETAIVDGEVVLEDGVATTVDEGAILEEANERAEQLFVEAGPRWREAESELVERVDSGWL, via the coding sequence ATGGACCTGGCGATCACGGACACCCTCGCGTTCACGATGGCCGACGACCGACTGGGGATCCTCGAAGACGCCACCGTGGCGATCGACGACGGAGAACTCGCCTACGTCGGCCCCGCGAGCGAGTTCGACGGCGAGGCCGACCGGACGATCGACGGCGCGGGACGGGTGACCATGCCCGGCCTCGTGAACGTCCACGTCCACTCGGGGCTCACGCTCGTCCGCGGTGGGGCCCAGGACGTTCCCGAGATCGAGTGGATGAACCGCGCGCTCGGGCCGCTGAGCGAGTCGATGACGCCCGCGGATCACGTCGCCGGTGCGAGACTCGGCGTCCTCGAGGCGCTGCGCTCGGGCGTGACGACCGTCGGGGAGTACGCCGCGGACGTCGCCCGGCTCGTCGAGGCGGTCTACGACCCGATGGGGCTCCGGGTGGTGGCGACCGAGACGATCAACGCCGTCGGCGAGTCGAAAGCCGACCTGGGGCCGGACGACCCCTATCCGCTCGAGGCGGAGGCGGGGTGGCGCGGCCTCGAGCGCAACGAGGCGCTGTTCGAGACCTACGCGGCCCACGATCGGGTGTCGGCGCTGTACGGTCCCCAGGCACTCGACATGGTTCCCCGAGCGCTGCTCGAGGAGATCCGGGACCGGGCCGAGACCCACGACCGGGGCGTGCACATGCACGTCGCCCAGGGCGACCGCGAGCGTCGCCAGATCGAGGCCCGGTACGGGGCAGGTAAGACGACGGTGAGCGTGCTCGAGGAGCTCGACCTCGTCTCGGAGCGACTCCTCGCGGCCCACCTCCACGGCGCGACGGCGGCCGAACGCGAGCGACTGGCCACGGCGGGCGTCCGGATGGCCGCCTGTCCGAGTTCGATCGCGGCCATCGACGGGATCGTTCCACCACTGGTCGGGTTCCGCGAGCACGGCGGCGTCGTGGGTATCGGCACCGACCAGGCGCCCGGCCCGGGCGGGCACGACTTCCTCCGCGAACTCCGGACGGCGGCGCTGCTCGCGAAAGTCGACCGGACGGACCCGACGGCGTTCCCCGCCTGGGACGCCCTCCGCGTCGGGACGATCGAGGGCGCCCGCGCGCTTGGGATCGCCGACCGGGTGGGCTCGCTCGAGGAGGGCAAACGGGCCGACGTGATCGTCCTCGACCTCGAGCAGCCGTCGACGGCCCCGACCGTGGCCGAGCCGCTGCACACCGCCGTGGCGAACCTCGTCTACGGCGCGACCGCCGGCCTCGTCGAGACGGCCATCGTCGACGGCGAGGTGGTGCTCGAGGACGGGGTAGCGACGACGGTTGACGAGGGGGCGATCCTCGAGGAGGCGAACGAACGCGCGGAACAGTTGTTCGTCGAGGCCGGGCCGCGCTGGCGGGAGGCAGAGTCGGAACTCGTCGAGCGAGTCGATTCGGGGTGGCTGTAG
- a CDS encoding glycerophosphodiester phosphodiesterase has protein sequence MRLIAHRGFAAINPENTIAAVQSAAQCADAVEFDVRRCGSGELVVIHDDTVDRVTDGAGPVVEHSLEELRSLSVLGTDDGVPTLEEVLAAVPRETEVNLEMKDHGIAEDVLAALEGVENRVVTTSFLADELRAIRELDPDQPTGLLASRHLENPVTTAVELDCDVIGANYWRCLFTPLPDRANAVDLEIHAWSIERERTAWLLGLRGVDCVSSDRPISV, from the coding sequence ATGCGACTGATCGCTCACCGCGGGTTCGCCGCCATCAACCCCGAGAACACCATCGCCGCCGTCCAGTCTGCCGCCCAGTGCGCCGACGCCGTCGAGTTCGACGTCCGCCGCTGTGGCTCGGGCGAACTCGTCGTCATCCACGACGACACCGTCGACCGCGTCACCGACGGCGCCGGCCCCGTCGTCGAGCACTCCCTCGAGGAACTTCGATCGCTGTCGGTCCTCGGCACCGACGACGGCGTTCCGACGCTCGAAGAGGTGCTCGCGGCCGTCCCCCGAGAAACGGAGGTCAACCTCGAGATGAAAGACCACGGCATCGCCGAAGACGTCCTCGCGGCGCTCGAGGGGGTCGAGAACCGCGTCGTCACGACGTCGTTTCTCGCCGACGAACTCCGGGCGATCCGCGAGCTCGACCCCGACCAGCCGACGGGACTGCTGGCGAGTCGCCACCTCGAGAATCCCGTCACCACGGCGGTCGAACTCGACTGCGACGTGATCGGGGCCAACTACTGGCGCTGTCTGTTCACCCCGCTGCCCGACCGGGCGAACGCGGTCGACCTCGAGATCCACGCCTGGTCGATCGAACGCGAGCGCACGGCGTGGCTGCTCGGACTGCGCGGCGTCGACTGCGTCTCCTCCGATCGGCCCATCTCGGTGTGA
- a CDS encoding cryptochrome/photolyase family protein: MYLHWHRRDLRGVDNRGLSRAVDRGPVVPVFVFDPVVLAHASPVRVASLLEALADLRAWYRERGSNLVIAHGEPSELLPALAASHDAAGVTWNEDYSGLARERDLAVTAALEDAGLEARTVHDRLLHEPGSITPNEGDHYSVFTYFWKKWRDREKDDPLEAPAAADLAGVEGESLPTAADLGFDEPDAGLESHGHVDDRGVDRDLPSATRDAAQSRLETFCADGIYRYADERDYPAAEATSRLSVHLKWGTLGVRETYAATEEAAASAGTADERESVREFQRQLAWREFYANVLAFNPETVTENFRAYDRGIEWRTDPEELEAWKRGETGYPIVDAGMRQLLAEGWVHNRVRMIVASFLTKDLLCDWRAGYDWYRETLADHDTANDVGGWQWAASTGTDAQPYFRIFNPTTQGERYDPDAAYIKRYVPELEGVPADAIHEWPALETGKRTMLAPDYPDPIVDHAERRELALETFERARGED, encoded by the coding sequence ATGTACCTCCACTGGCACCGCCGGGATCTACGCGGCGTCGACAACCGTGGCCTCTCGAGGGCCGTTGACCGCGGCCCCGTCGTCCCCGTCTTCGTCTTCGATCCCGTCGTCCTCGCTCACGCCTCGCCCGTCCGCGTCGCGTCGCTGCTCGAGGCGCTCGCCGACCTTCGGGCGTGGTACCGCGAGCGGGGAAGCAACCTCGTGATCGCCCATGGGGAGCCGAGCGAGCTGCTCCCGGCACTCGCCGCGTCCCACGACGCGGCGGGCGTCACCTGGAACGAAGACTACAGTGGTCTCGCCCGCGAGCGCGACCTCGCCGTCACCGCCGCCCTCGAGGACGCCGGTCTCGAGGCCAGGACCGTCCACGACCGGCTCCTCCACGAACCGGGCTCGATCACTCCGAACGAAGGCGACCACTACTCCGTGTTCACCTACTTCTGGAAGAAGTGGCGCGACCGGGAGAAAGACGACCCGCTCGAGGCACCCGCGGCGGCCGACCTCGCCGGCGTCGAGGGTGAGTCGCTCCCGACGGCGGCCGACCTCGGCTTCGACGAGCCCGACGCCGGCCTCGAGTCCCACGGTCACGTCGACGACCGCGGCGTCGACCGCGACCTCCCGTCGGCCACGCGAGACGCCGCACAGAGCCGACTCGAGACGTTTTGTGCGGACGGGATCTACCGCTACGCCGACGAACGCGACTATCCGGCCGCCGAGGCGACCTCGCGACTCTCGGTCCACCTCAAGTGGGGCACCCTCGGCGTCCGGGAGACCTACGCCGCGACCGAAGAGGCGGCGGCGTCGGCGGGAACGGCCGACGAACGCGAGTCCGTCCGCGAGTTCCAGCGCCAGCTCGCCTGGCGGGAGTTTTACGCCAACGTGCTCGCGTTCAACCCCGAGACGGTGACCGAGAACTTCCGCGCGTACGACCGCGGGATCGAGTGGCGAACCGACCCCGAAGAACTCGAGGCGTGGAAACGCGGTGAGACCGGCTACCCGATCGTCGATGCCGGGATGCGCCAGCTGCTCGCCGAAGGGTGGGTCCACAACCGGGTGCGGATGATCGTCGCCTCATTTCTCACGAAAGACCTCCTCTGTGACTGGCGGGCGGGCTACGACTGGTACCGCGAGACACTCGCGGACCACGACACCGCCAACGACGTCGGCGGCTGGCAGTGGGCCGCCTCCACCGGCACCGACGCCCAGCCGTACTTCCGGATCTTCAACCCCACGACCCAGGGCGAACGCTACGATCCCGACGCCGCGTACATCAAACGGTACGTCCCCGAACTCGAGGGCGTCCCGGCAGACGCCATCCACGAGTGGCCCGCCCTCGAGACAGGCAAGCGAACGATGCTCGCGCCCGACTACCCCGATCCCATCGTCGACCATGCCGAACGGCGGGAGCTGGCGCTCGAGACGTTCGAACGGGCGCGCGGCGAGGACTGA